One segment of Hylaeus volcanicus isolate JK05 unplaced genomic scaffold, UHH_iyHylVolc1.0_haploid 12097, whole genome shotgun sequence DNA contains the following:
- the LOC128882569 gene encoding uncharacterized protein K02A2.6-like, which produces MQIVSGNGRTFVSNDFQKFLQNNGISQKLTAPYNPATNGLAERFIQPLKKSLHTIDTQKTNLYVALQRILMQYRITPHCTTGISPAELMFNRKIRCTLDIMRPKNNESVEYYNNKSVLNFKKGKRVSCRNYQRGDKWIFGRILKRIGKLHYIVKLDDGRTWKRHTNQIRLIGEFTPSRLSSEDKNVGKYIDYATDIEPQQAMNPLNMDRAEEPPEPLNGETGVRRSQRIRAPPARYGDFRVH; this is translated from the coding sequence ATGCAGATAGTGTCAGGTAATGGACGTACATTCGTATCAAACGATTTTCAAAAGTTCTTACAAAATAATGGAATTAGCCAAAAGTTAACAGCGCCATATAACCCAGCGACAAATGGATTAGCAGAGCGTTTTATACAAccattaaagaaatctttacATACTATAGATAcacagaaaacaaatttatacgtAGCATTACAGCGCATACTAATGCAATACAGAATTACTCCACATTGTACGACAGGAATTTCTCCAGCGGAATTAATGTTCAATAGGAAGATTAGATGCACTCTAGATATAATGCGAcctaaaaataacgaaagtgTTGAATATTACAACAATAAAAGcgtgttaaattttaaaaaagggaAGAGAGTGAGCTGTAGAAACTATCAACGTGGAGACAAATGGATTTTCGGGAGAATTCTTAAGCGTATAGGAAAATTGCATTATATAGTTAAATTAGATGATGGACGAACTTGGAAACGACACACTAATCAAATACGACTGATTGGAGAGTTTACTCCTTCACGTTTATCGTCGGAAGACAAAAACGTAGGGAAATACATAGATTATGCAACCGATATAGAACCTCAACAAGCAATGAATCCTTTAAATATGGACAGAGCGGAAGAACCGCCGGAACCATTGAATGGTGAAACAGGCGTGCGTAGATCGCAAAGAATAAGAGCACCGCCAGCTAGATATGGCGATTTCAGAGTTCATTGA